TCCCCAGCCATGCATAATATATTTGTGCGCCAGCGCCGCCGTTATCTCCATGCCGATAACGGTGACCAGAACAATCAGGGCATTCCAAATCCACAACATAGCTTCTCCCGAACATGCATCCTGCAAAGTGGCGCAGAGGAATAATCTTAACAGAGATTAGGGAAAACCGCGGGTTGGGGTTAGCGGGTTTTAACGATTGCTGCAGGAGACGGGTCATATAGCGATGCTGAGCGGAGCAGATAACACCTACAGCCAGCATCACGCGACATTCGCCGGTGATCCACAGCCTGTGCCTGTTAATTATAAACGAGATTGAACGTCACTGTGCCGTCCGCTTTTCCCGCCATCACCTGCCCGTCAGTCTGAATATATTGTGCGTTAAACGCCATCGACGCCGCCTGGTTGGGAGAAGAGACCGTCGTCAGCACCGGTAGTTGGTCGGTTGAAACATTCAGCGGCACGCGCTGACCTTCCGGGACCTGCAGACCGGGTCCATAGGTCAGCGCAATGCCCACGCCGGACGCTGAGTTGCTCTGCGGCGTCAGGCTGATGGCATCTTTATCGCCTGATGTAGCCATCCCAAAGAAGCCGACTTTGACGGCTGCGCTGTGCTCACACATCACCTGAATCTGAAAGCCCTTTTCGCTTCCTGCCCGGCTGCCGATACCGCTGAATTCCGCCTTACTCACTTTTCCCATGTCCACATTAATGGCGGACTGGGAGGTGACCACAGAACAGCTGCCATACTGCACGGTAAAGCTGGAGAGGAAAATTTGCGGCTTGTCAATGATTGGCTGGCTGCTGGCTGCGCTGTCCCCGACCTTTAGGCTGGCATTGCCAATGTTCACCTCACCGACAGAGGCGGGTTGATCGCCAGGATTAAGCGGCGAGCGCTGTCCGGGAATTTTATAGAACACCACATAGGACTGAAGGGTTATGTCGTGGGCAGAATTGAACTGTGGGCTGGTCTGGGAGTTGCAGATCGAGCTGATTTTGCCCTTACCGGTGGTATCAGCGAAACCGCCACCGCAATAAGACGGCTCCTTGAAACCAATCGCGAACCCGATGCTCTCGACCCCTGGAACACGGTATATTGGGGTATTGTGCCCGCCCGCAATATTGGTCTGCAAGCCGGACTCTTCAGCATTGATCTCAAACCCCATATCTTTGTAGTTATAGCCCTGCTCGCCACTGTTTTTATTACAGGTAAAGGCATTGGCACTCTGCAGCGGCATCTGCGCAGAAATGGGTGTGCCATCAGCTGCGCCCGGCACATAGTTGACGTTATGCACCTGAACGACCACCTGGCTGACGCCCTGACAGGACTCCTGCCCCAGTGCAGGTAAAGCACACAATGTCGGGATGATTAGCATGAGCCCTTTCACTAAACGCAGAACTGATTTCATCTTAAATTCCTGTGAATTACTGGCAAACGGCCGAGACCAGTCTGACCGGGTTCGTGCCGCTGGCGGCAGGCAGGCGGAACGGCGCGCGGCAGCTTTTCTCCACCCCCTCTTCCTGCCATTTCACCTCGATAATACCCTGAGCGGGTACACCACTCAGATAAAGTTCGCCTTTTTCAGCGACGATACCGCTCGTGCTGCCCTCTTTACCCTCTGCGGCGCGGGCAATCTGACCTGCCGCGCCAAATGGCGGGAAGGCATCCTGCCAGGTCAGCGTGAACAGCACCCGGTTACCCACATGGGTGGCGTAGTCGGCCATTACAATCGCTCCGCGGGTCGGGATGGCCGTTTGCCCATCCAGTTCAACATCAACGTTGTCAGGCAGCGTATCAGTTGCCAGTTCGATAGCATTTTCATGGTAAGGCGAAAGAGAAGGCACAATCGCATAGCCGCGACCATCGGTGACCACATTGCTGCTGCTCTGAATGCCCACATCGGCCGTATCCGGCACACGAACGATCGCGAAGGTATCGCCCAGCGGCTGGCTCAGCGTAATGCCGTGTGCATGCGCGACGATGCCGCCCGAAAGACCATAGCTAAACTGAGTGCTGTGGCGATCATGACTGACCCCGGCACTGACACTGCCGCGACTGCCGCGATAGTCCAGCGAGCCGTTGCTGTTCAGATTTTGTCCCTGACTGTCATAGCCCTGTTGCAGGTTGTAGTGCAGGTTGTTGTCCTGCAACGCGCTGCCCGACAGGCTGACCTGCTGCGAGACATCCCCATCGTTGCTGGAGTTCATGCTGTAGCTGACAGAGCTGTCTGGCAGCAACGCGCTGAAGGGAACAGAGACATTAAACGAGACCGCGCGGTCAGCCTTACGGGCGCTGGTCGAGTCGGTGTAAAACCAGGCAACGCCCCAGGAAATGGCTTTGTAGTTGCTGTAAAAGCCCAGGTGCAGGGTGCGATCTTCACTATTTGATCGCCAGTAGCGCTGCACATAGGCAGAAGCGCTAAGGCTGCCATAATCACCAATCCCCTGCGAGATCGAAATCTCCGAGCGACTGCGCTTGTTAGCCACGTAGCTTGCCGGTCTGGTCATCGCGTTGGCTTCGCTGAAGGCATAGAAGCCGCTGGAGGAGTAGCGATAGCTTGCCATGCTGAAGGTGGTATTCGTGGAGGCGAAATTTTTCTGATACTGTGCGCGGACTGACTGACCACTGCTGCTCTGGCCCTCCGGTAAACGGGTTTTGGCTACGGTCACATCGGTTCCCAGCGAGCCAAAATCGCCCAGACTTTTACCCAGACCGATTGCCACAGCATGATAATTCTGCGCCATCTGAACGCCGCCAAAGGCGGTAAAGTCATGCGGCAGTCCGTAAAACAGCGTGGACTGCACAAACTCAGGCGAACGCAGATTGTTGCTGCCTGAGTAATGATAACGACCACCACTGACACTGTATTTCAGATGACCCTGACGCAGCATGTAAGGCACTGCAGAGTAAGGTTGAGTGAAGGTGCGTACCGAGCCATCGCTTTCATGGATAGTGATGTCGAGGTCACCGCTCTGCGCGGTGGGATAGAGATCTTTGATTTCGAATGCACCCGGTGCAACCACGGTTTCATAAATCACATAGCCATGCTGACTCACCGTGACCCGCGCATTGCTGTGGGCGATGCCGTGTATCACCGGCGCAAAGCCGCGCTGACTTTCCGGGAGCATGGTGTCATCAGACATGATCTGCACACCGCGAAACTGTACGCTGTCAAAAACGTCGCCAGAGGTGTATGTATCCCCGACCCGGAACTGGCTTTTCAGTGTCTTAAGATCCCGCTCCAGATAAGTGGTCTGGGATTGCCAGTGGCTGACCAGATCGTAACGCCAGGTGGCGGTGTTACGCAGTCGCCATGCGCCAAAATTGGCTCCACTGCGCAGGCTGAGCAGCGTTGAATTCCAGCGGTCGCTCTCATTACGGCTGCTGCTTCCGGTGAGGTTATAGTTTACAAAAGCAGCCGATACGCCCTCATCCCAGCGCGAAGGATCGACATAATCGCGATCTTTTATTTTCAGGGCGATCTGAGGAATGGAAAGATTTAACTGCTGATGCGCGAAATCAAAGTCGGCCGCAGCATCGGGTATGAAATCACTTAACTCGTCAATGGTCTCACCGTTCTTTAAACGGCTGAATGCGGAAAAGCCATCAACATTGACGCCCATTGCGGAAAGCCCGGCAACCGTCAGTTGCGGAACCAGCCCGTTTCTGCCCTGCACAAAGGTGACATCGCGGCTATCAATCACCCGGTTGTTGAGCAACAGCGTCACATGATAGGTACCCGGTTGCTGGCCGCCTTCACGGGCAAAATAGTGAAGATCGGCGGCGTTATGCTGATCGGATGAAAATTCAAGCGCCGCAGGATTAAAGTAGTCATCCGCGCGGGCACCACGCAGCGGGCAGAACATGAGCAGCATCAGACCCGGAACGCCTGCAAGCCAGGGAGAGGCGTGAAACGTTTTCGCGTGCCTTTTCTTGCCTGTCTCAGCCTGTGGAGTGACTTTCACTGTTAGTGCCCCGGATTCAAATCAAAAAAACAGTTAGCGCGTACGTTGTTCGGTGATGCCGCCGTAGTCGTTAATCGCAGACCAGGTCACTGCGCCGGAATCGGCGACGGTCCACTGACGATCCTCACCCGGGCCAATCATGCCTGGGTCCTGAATGGCGTGATGGTTAACGCTGAGCGAATAAAAAGAGACAAAGTAAGGGGTTGGGTTATGCGCAATCAGCTGCCTGCCTTCATGGCGAAACGAGAGTTGTTGCCAGGCGTCAGCCGGATTCCCCGCCAGGCCTTTAGGCCGGTAAAAAAGCTTAAATTTCGATTTGATATTAACCTGCAGCTGATT
This DNA window, taken from Pantoea vagans, encodes the following:
- a CDS encoding fimbrial protein, with the protein product MKSVLRLVKGLMLIIPTLCALPALGQESCQGVSQVVVQVHNVNYVPGAADGTPISAQMPLQSANAFTCNKNSGEQGYNYKDMGFEINAEESGLQTNIAGGHNTPIYRVPGVESIGFAIGFKEPSYCGGGFADTTGKGKISSICNSQTSPQFNSAHDITLQSYVVFYKIPGQRSPLNPGDQPASVGEVNIGNASLKVGDSAASSQPIIDKPQIFLSSFTVQYGSCSVVTSQSAINVDMGKVSKAEFSGIGSRAGSEKGFQIQVMCEHSAAVKVGFFGMATSGDKDAISLTPQSNSASGVGIALTYGPGLQVPEGQRVPLNVSTDQLPVLTTVSSPNQAASMAFNAQYIQTDGQVMAGKADGTVTFNLVYN
- a CDS encoding fimbria/pilus outer membrane usher protein → MLLMFCPLRGARADDYFNPAALEFSSDQHNAADLHYFAREGGQQPGTYHVTLLLNNRVIDSRDVTFVQGRNGLVPQLTVAGLSAMGVNVDGFSAFSRLKNGETIDELSDFIPDAAADFDFAHQQLNLSIPQIALKIKDRDYVDPSRWDEGVSAAFVNYNLTGSSSRNESDRWNSTLLSLRSGANFGAWRLRNTATWRYDLVSHWQSQTTYLERDLKTLKSQFRVGDTYTSGDVFDSVQFRGVQIMSDDTMLPESQRGFAPVIHGIAHSNARVTVSQHGYVIYETVVAPGAFEIKDLYPTAQSGDLDITIHESDGSVRTFTQPYSAVPYMLRQGHLKYSVSGGRYHYSGSNNLRSPEFVQSTLFYGLPHDFTAFGGVQMAQNYHAVAIGLGKSLGDFGSLGTDVTVAKTRLPEGQSSSGQSVRAQYQKNFASTNTTFSMASYRYSSSGFYAFSEANAMTRPASYVANKRSRSEISISQGIGDYGSLSASAYVQRYWRSNSEDRTLHLGFYSNYKAISWGVAWFYTDSTSARKADRAVSFNVSVPFSALLPDSSVSYSMNSSNDGDVSQQVSLSGSALQDNNLHYNLQQGYDSQGQNLNSNGSLDYRGSRGSVSAGVSHDRHSTQFSYGLSGGIVAHAHGITLSQPLGDTFAIVRVPDTADVGIQSSSNVVTDGRGYAIVPSLSPYHENAIELATDTLPDNVDVELDGQTAIPTRGAIVMADYATHVGNRVLFTLTWQDAFPPFGAAGQIARAAEGKEGSTSGIVAEKGELYLSGVPAQGIIEVKWQEEGVEKSCRAPFRLPAASGTNPVRLVSAVCQ